The following proteins are co-located in the Pararhizobium capsulatum DSM 1112 genome:
- a CDS encoding mandelate racemase/muconate lactonizing enzyme family protein, producing the protein MPRIIEIREVTKPISSPIRNAYIDFSKMTSSLVAVVTDVIRDGKPVVGYGFNSNGRYGQGGLIRERFADRITTADPETLLNDTGDNISPEKVWAAMMTNEKPGGHGERSVAVGTIDMAVWDAVAKIAGKPLFQLLADRFGLTPNRKVFVYAAGGYYYPGKDNTALCAEMRGYLDRGYNVVKMKIGGASVEEDQTRIEAVLSEIGPQARLAVDANGRFDLETAIAYAKMLRQYPLFWYEEAGDPLDYQLQAALAEFYAGPMATGENLFSHQDARNLIRHGGMRPDRDWLQFDCALSYGLVEYLRTLEVLEAHGWSPSRCIPHGGHQMSLNIAAGLGLGGNESYPDLFQPYGGFPDGVRVEDGHITMPDLPGIGFEGKADLYREMRALSA; encoded by the coding sequence ATGCCCCGCATCATTGAAATTCGCGAAGTGACGAAGCCGATTTCGTCGCCCATCCGCAACGCCTATATCGACTTCTCCAAGATGACGAGCAGCCTCGTCGCCGTGGTGACCGACGTGATCCGCGACGGCAAGCCGGTGGTAGGTTACGGCTTCAATTCCAACGGACGCTATGGGCAGGGCGGCCTTATCCGCGAGCGCTTCGCCGATCGCATCACCACCGCCGACCCCGAAACACTTCTGAACGACACCGGCGACAATATTTCGCCGGAAAAGGTCTGGGCGGCGATGATGACCAATGAGAAGCCGGGTGGGCATGGCGAACGCTCCGTCGCGGTCGGAACCATCGACATGGCGGTTTGGGATGCGGTGGCCAAGATTGCCGGCAAGCCGCTGTTCCAGCTTCTGGCCGATCGTTTCGGGCTGACGCCGAACCGCAAGGTCTTCGTCTATGCTGCCGGGGGCTACTATTATCCGGGCAAGGACAACACGGCGCTCTGCGCCGAAATGCGGGGTTACCTCGATCGTGGCTACAATGTCGTCAAGATGAAGATCGGCGGCGCATCGGTTGAAGAGGATCAGACACGCATCGAGGCGGTGCTTTCGGAAATCGGACCGCAGGCACGGCTTGCTGTCGATGCCAATGGCCGGTTCGATCTTGAGACAGCCATCGCGTATGCGAAGATGCTACGGCAATACCCGCTCTTCTGGTACGAAGAGGCCGGCGATCCGCTTGATTATCAGCTACAGGCGGCACTTGCGGAATTCTATGCCGGACCGATGGCCACCGGCGAAAACCTCTTCAGCCATCAGGATGCCCGCAATCTCATCCGTCACGGCGGCATGCGACCTGATCGCGACTGGCTGCAGTTCGATTGTGCGCTATCCTATGGCCTCGTCGAATATCTGCGCACGCTGGAAGTACTGGAAGCCCATGGCTGGTCGCCGTCGCGCTGCATTCCCCATGGCGGCCATCAGATGTCGCTTAATATCGCAGCAGGTTTGGGGCTTGGCGGCAATGAAAGCTATCCCGATCTGTTCCAGCCCTATGGCGGCTTCCCCGATGGAGTACGTGTCGAAGATGGCCATATCACCATGCCGGACCTGCCCGGCATCGGTTTCGAAGGCAAGGCCGACCTTTATCGCGAGATGCGCGCGCTATCGGCGTAA